One Natrinema longum genomic window carries:
- a CDS encoding bis(5'-nucleosyl)-tetraphosphatase, with protein sequence MAVEATSAGAILFRDTRGRREYLLLKSRPGDWEFPKGGVEGDEELQQTAIREVTEEAGIEQFRLLDGFRRDYDYVFEANGKTIHKTVHLFVAKSFEASAELSNEHRDLQWRDYEQAINTVTQDGPREILEEAHEFLDEREEDEE encoded by the coding sequence ATGGCAGTCGAAGCTACGAGCGCAGGCGCGATCCTCTTCCGCGATACGCGGGGCCGGCGCGAGTATCTTCTACTCAAGAGCCGCCCAGGTGACTGGGAGTTTCCCAAGGGCGGTGTCGAAGGAGATGAAGAACTACAGCAGACGGCGATCCGCGAAGTAACGGAAGAGGCAGGTATCGAACAGTTCCGGCTCCTCGATGGCTTTCGCAGGGACTACGACTACGTCTTCGAAGCGAACGGGAAAACAATCCACAAAACCGTTCACCTCTTCGTCGCGAAGTCCTTCGAGGCGAGCGCGGAACTGTCAAACGAACATCGCGACCTCCAGTGGCGCGATTACGAACAGGCGATCAACACCGTCACGCAGGACGGCCCCAGAGAGATCCTCGAGGAAGCCCACGAGTTCCTCGACGAACGTGAGGAGGACGAAGAGTAG
- a CDS encoding uS10/mL48 family ribosomal protein: MTFVTRLTLQSGDRAALDGIVEDIKTNAERKGAALKGPHSHPPETFSVPQRCRLHADDDRQFSSWEYTVFTRELEIHGHDSLARNIAAQSFPDSVHIEAEVEQIHGAGRGN, encoded by the coding sequence ATGACCTTCGTCACCCGTCTCACCCTCCAAAGCGGCGATCGAGCCGCGCTCGATGGCATCGTCGAGGACATCAAAACCAACGCGGAACGAAAGGGGGCAGCGCTGAAAGGTCCCCACTCCCACCCACCGGAGACGTTCTCGGTTCCACAGCGCTGTCGGCTCCATGCCGACGACGACCGACAGTTTTCCTCGTGGGAGTACACCGTCTTCACCCGCGAACTCGAGATCCACGGCCACGACAGCCTCGCACGCAACATCGCCGCACAGAGTTTCCCCGACTCGGTCCACATCGAGGCCGAAGTCGAACAGATCCACGGCGCGGGTCGCGGGAACTGA
- a CDS encoding amidohydrolase, with protein sequence MTADDLVSLRRDLHRKPEPAWREFYTTARIVAELESRLGDDLAALHVGPDAIAGDQRMAVPDDAELTHWYERARETGVDEAVLERLEGGYTGAVAVLERGEGPTVGLRVDIDALPRPESDDPAHWPVAEGFRSEHEGAMHACGHDAHATIGIGVLEAVADSDFRGTLKVFFQPAEEVVGGGKSMAESEHIRDIDALLAVHIGLDHPTGEVVAGIDGFLAVSHLEAEFTGESAHAGGHPEQGRNAVQAMATAVQNLYAIPRHNDGTTRVNAGVVEGGSAANVIPDEARIVAEVRGETTELMEYMKRRTRRVLRSAAEMHDCEVEIETGAEAPSATSDAELVSIVADVAGDTAGIERVLERDELGGSEDATFLMKEVQENGGTACYVGVGTDHPGGHHTATFDVDEASIGHGIDVLAGAIERISRRHT encoded by the coding sequence ATGACCGCAGACGACCTCGTTTCGCTGCGCCGAGACCTTCACCGGAAACCCGAACCCGCCTGGCGGGAGTTCTATACCACCGCACGGATCGTCGCGGAACTCGAGTCCCGACTCGGCGACGACCTCGCCGCCCTCCACGTCGGTCCCGACGCCATCGCGGGTGACCAGCGGATGGCCGTCCCCGACGACGCGGAACTCACCCACTGGTACGAACGGGCCCGGGAGACGGGCGTCGACGAGGCCGTCCTCGAGCGACTCGAAGGAGGGTACACGGGTGCGGTCGCCGTCCTCGAGCGCGGCGAGGGACCGACCGTCGGCCTCCGGGTCGACATCGACGCCCTGCCGCGGCCGGAGTCGGACGACCCCGCCCACTGGCCCGTCGCCGAGGGTTTTCGGTCCGAACACGAGGGTGCGATGCACGCCTGTGGCCACGACGCCCACGCGACCATCGGGATCGGCGTCCTCGAGGCCGTCGCGGACAGTGACTTCCGGGGCACGCTGAAGGTGTTCTTCCAACCCGCCGAGGAGGTCGTCGGCGGCGGCAAGTCGATGGCGGAAAGCGAGCACATCCGGGATATCGACGCCCTGCTCGCGGTCCACATCGGCCTCGATCACCCGACCGGTGAGGTCGTGGCCGGCATCGACGGCTTTCTGGCAGTCTCTCATCTCGAGGCCGAGTTCACGGGCGAGTCGGCCCACGCCGGCGGCCACCCCGAACAGGGACGAAACGCGGTGCAGGCGATGGCGACGGCCGTCCAGAACCTCTATGCCATCCCTCGGCACAACGACGGCACGACGCGGGTCAACGCGGGCGTCGTCGAGGGCGGGAGCGCCGCCAACGTCATCCCCGACGAGGCCAGAATCGTCGCCGAAGTCCGTGGCGAGACGACCGAACTGATGGAGTACATGAAGCGACGGACCCGACGGGTCCTCCGGAGCGCCGCCGAGATGCACGACTGCGAGGTCGAGATCGAGACCGGGGCCGAGGCTCCCAGCGCAACCAGCGACGCGGAACTCGTCTCGATCGTGGCCGACGTGGCAGGCGACACCGCAGGGATCGAGCGGGTGCTCGAGCGCGACGAACTCGGCGGGAGCGAGGACGCGACGTTCCTGATGAAAGAAGTACAGGAAAACGGCGGGACGGCCTGCTACGTCGGGGTCGGGACCGACCACCCCGGCGGCCACCACACCGCGACGTTCGACGTTGACGAGGCCAGCATCGGCCACGGGATCGACGTACTCGCGGGAGCAATCGAGCGAATTAGCCGTCGACACACCTGA